A single genomic interval of Hevea brasiliensis isolate MT/VB/25A 57/8 chromosome 4, ASM3005281v1, whole genome shotgun sequence harbors:
- the LOC131179294 gene encoding receptor-like protein kinase 5 → MSKLTFPLLSLFLYLLITSIPFLVISQNVDTELDILLKLKQQLGNPLSLQSWTSSSSPCSWTEISCADGKVTNLLLSNKDISVEIPATICDLTNLTILDLSFNYIPGGFPRAVFNCSKLQRLNLSQNYFVGPIPDDIDHWLSNLKYLDLGANNFSGDIPPAIGNLTELQYLYLNSNQFNGTFPKEIGNLANLVELGLAYNGFVPSTIPVEFGKLSKLTFMWIRYANLISPIPDSFANLSSLEHLDLAVNNLEGSIPDGLFLLKNLTNLYLFRNKLSWEIPQKVEALNLVEIDLAMNNLNGSIPEDFGKLQNLKLLSLFTNQLSGEIPPSIGLISTLKTLKVFTNNLSGVLPPELGLHSKLEHFEVSTNHFSGQLPENLCAGGVLLGVVAFSNNLTGEVPQSLGNCDTLLTVQLYNNKFTGEIPSGIWTAVNMTYLMLSDNSFSGELPSSLASNLSRLEISNNKFSGPIPTGISRWVNLIVFEASNNLFSGEIPVEVTSLPLLTALFLDGNQFSGQLPTKIISWKSLTTLNLSRNALSGQIPTVMGSLPSLSYLDLSQNHFSGKIPSELGQLKLLELNLSSNQLFGQIPDQFDNLAYENSFLNNSNLCAVNPVLNLPNCYIRPRSSKKLSSKFLAMILVLAIAIFIGAAILTLLAFRGYQRKKQKRDLATWKLTSFQKVDFTEANILASLTENNLIGSGGSGKVYRIVVNHAGEFVAVKRIWNSKAFDEKLEKEFVAEVQILGTIRHSNIVKLLCYISSEESKLLVYEYLENQSLDRWLHGKNKRSSSAANSIHHAFLDWPRRMQIAIGAAQGLCYMHHDCSPPIIHRDVKSSNILLDSKFEAKIADFGLAKMLAKQGQAHTMSAVAGSFGYIAPEYAYTTKVNEKIDVYSFGVVLLELVTGREANVGDQNTSLAEWAWRRNLEGKPIVDCLDEGIKESCYLDEMTTVFKLGLICTSTAPSTRPSMKDVLQILRRISPRNYGEKLGSEFDVTPLLGNPTYLSSYRRSNRVSDDEYDISLDYSV, encoded by the exons atgtctaaactaaccttTCCACTTCTGAGCCTCTTCCTATACTTACTCATAACATCTATACCCTTCCTTGTAATTTCACAAAATGTTGACACAGAGCTTGACATCCTCTTGAAGCTCAAGCAACAACTGGGTAATCCACTGTCTCTACAGTCCTGGACCTCCTCATCCTCGCCGTGCAGTTGGACGGAGATTTCATGCGCCGACGGTAAGGTTACCAACCTTTTGCTCAGTAACAAGGACATCTCAGTAGAAATCCCGGCAACAATCTGTGACCTCACAAACCTCACCATTCTTGACTTGTCCTTTAACTACATCCCCGGAGGATTTCCAAGAGCTGTTTTCAACTGCTCAAAGCTACAAAGGTTGAATCTTTCTCAAAATTATTTTGTGGGTCCAATCCCGGATGATATTGATCACTGGCTTTCAAATCTCAAATATTTAGACCTCGGAGCTAATAACTTCTCCGGTGACATTCCGCCTGCGATAGGTAACCTAACGGAGTTGCAGTACTTGTATCTGAATTCAAACCAGTTCAATGGGACGTTTCCGAAGGAGATCGGTAACTTGGCCAACCTTGTAGAATTAGGCTTGGCCTATAATGGGTTTGTGCCTTCAACAATTCCGGTGGAATTCGGCAAGCTAAGCAAGTTGACATTCATGTGGATTAGATATGCCAATTTGATCAGTCCCATCCCAGACAGTTTTGCCAATCTTTCAAGTCTTGAGCATTTGGATTTGGCAGTAAACAATCTGGAAGGTAGTATTCCTGATGGGTTATTTTTGTTGAAGAATTTGACCAATTTGTATCTGTTTCGCAATAAATTGTCTTGGGAGATCCCCCAGAAAGTAGAAGCATTGAATTTGGTTGAAATTGATCTTGCTATGAACAACTTGAATGGCTCAATACCGGAAGACTTTGGCAAGTTACAGAATTTGAAACTTCTCAGTCTATTTACCAATCAGTTATCTGGTGAAATACCCCCCAGTATAGGCCTTATTTCTACACTGAAAACTTTGAAGGTTTTCACCAACAACTTGAGTGGGGTCTTGCCACCAGAACTAGGCCTCCATTCAAAGCTCGAACATTTTGAGGTTTCAACCAATCATTTCAGTGGCCAGCTACCAGAAAATCTATGTGCTGGAGGTGTTTTGCTAGGTGTTGTTGCATTTTCAAACAATCTCACTGGGGAGGTTCCTCAATCGCTTGGAAACTGTGACACTTTGCTCACGGTTCAGCTTTACAACAACAAATTTACTGGCGAAATACCTTCAGGTATTTGGACAGCAGTTAACATGACATACTTGATGCTAAGTGATAATTCATTTTCAGGTGAACTTCCAAGCTCTCTGGCTTCGAATTTGTCCAGGTTGGAGATTAGCAACAACAAATTTTCTGGTCCAATTCCTACAGGGATATCTCGTTGGGTGAATTTGATTGTTTTTGAGGCAAGCAACAATCTGTTTTCAGGTGAAATTCCAGTGGAAGTGACCAGCCTACCTCTTCTTACTGCTCTTTTCCTTGATGGTAATCAATTTTCAGGTCAACTTCCAACCAAGATAATCTCCTGGAAGTCACTGACTACTTTAAATCTCTCAAGAAATGCACTTTCTGGCCAAATCCCAACAGTTATGGGGTCTTTACCTAGCCTTTCTTACTTGGACTTATCTCAAAACCATTTCTCTGGCAAAATCCCATCCGAGTTAGGCCAACTAAAGCTTCTAGAACTCAACTTATCCTCCAATCAACTTTTTGGGCAAATTCCGGATCAGTTTGATAACCTTGCTTATGAGAACAGCTTCCTGAATAATTCTAATCTCTGTGCTGTTAATCCAGTTCTAAACCTTCCAAATTGCTATATTAGACCCCGCAGTTCCAAAAAACTGTCCTCTAAATTTCTTGCCATGATTCTGGTTCTTGCCATAGCTATTTTCATAGGTGCTGCTATATTAACCTTGCTTGCATTTAGAGGCTATCAGAGAAAGAAGCAAAAACGTGATCTGGCAACATGGAAGCTGACCTCATTCCAGAAAGTGGATTTCACAGAAGCAAATATTTTGGCAAGTTTGACAGAAAATAATCTGATTGGAAGTGGAGGGTCAGGAAAGGTATACCGCATCGTTGTGAACCATGCGGGAGAATTTGTTGCTGTTAAGAGGATTTGGAACAGTAAAGCATTTGATGAGAAGCTCGAGAAAGAATTTGTGGCGGAGGTTCAAATCCTGGGCACAATTAGGCACTCAAATATAGTGAAATTGTTGTGTTATATTTCAAGTGAAGAATCAAAGCTTCTTGTTTATGAGTACTTGGAGAATCAAAGCCTGGACAGATGGCTTCATGGAAAGAACAAAAGATCATCATCAGCGGCAAACTCGATCCATCATGCTTTCTTGGATTGGCCTAGAAGGATGCAGATTGCCATTGGAGCTGCGCAAGGATTATGCTACATGCACCATGACTGCTCCCCACCTATCATTCATCGAGATGTCAAGTCTAGTAACATCCTGTTGGATTCTAAATTCGAGGCAAAGATTGCAGATTTTGGACTTGCCAAAATGCTGGCTAAGCAAGGACAAGCTCACACGATGTCTGCTGTAGCGGGCTCTTTTGGTTACATTGCCCCAG AGTATGCTTATACAACAAAAGTGAATGAGAAGATCGATGTTTATAGCTTTGGAGTTGTTCTCCTGGAACTGGTGACAGGAAGAGAAGCAAATGTTGGGGATCAGAATACCAGCCTTGCAGAATGGGCATGGAGGCGAAATTTAGAGGGAAAGCCTATCGTTGATTGCCTGGATGAGGGAATTAAGGAATCATGCTACCTGGACGAAATGACCACTGTATTCAAGCTAGGACTCATTTGTACTAGCACTGCACCATCTACAAGGCCTTCTATGAAGGATGTTTTGCAGATTCTACGTAGAATTTCTCCGAGGAATTATGGAGAGAAATTGGGAAGCGAATTTGATGTTACTCCTCTTCTTGGCAATCCTACTTATCTTTCTAGTTACAGGCGAAGTAATAGAGTATCAGATGATGAATACGATATTAGCTTAGATTACAGCGTGTGA
- the LOC110639778 gene encoding receptor-like protein kinase 5: MFKLPFPFLNLFLSLLLTSIPFLVISQNVNTELDILLKLKQQLGNPPSLQSWASSSSPCNWTEIYCTNGKVTSLLLSDKDIKVTIPATICALRNLTVLDLSYNNIPGEFPRVVFNCSKLQSLDLSQNYFVGPIPDDIDFRLSTLKYLNLGANNFSGDIPPAIGNLTKLQYLYLNSNQFNGTLPNEIGYLANLVELGLAYNGFVPSPIPAEFGMLSKLTFMWIRNANLIGLIPDSFANLSSLKQLDLAINNVEGSIPGGLFLLKNLTYLYLFLNKLSGEIPQKVEAWNLVEIDLAMNNLTGSIPEDFGKLQNLKLLNLYRNQFSGEIPSSIGLISTLKTFKVFTNNLSGVLPPELGLHSKLEFFEVSANHFSGQLPENLCAGGVLVSVIAFSNNLTGEVPRSLGNCNTLLMVHLYNNNFTGEIPSGIWTAISMTSLMLSDNSFSGELPSSLAWNFSRLELNNNKFSGAIPVGISRWVNLIVFEASNNMFSGEIPVEVTSLSRLNTLMLDGNQLSGQLPTKIISWKLLTTLNLSRNALSGQIPAVMGSIPVLLYLDLSQNHFSGKIPSELGQLKLLVLNLSSNQLSGQIPGQFDNLAYENGFLNNSNLCAANPVLNLPNCYISSHNSNKLSSKVLAMILVFSITISMATAILTLVIVRHNTRKKQNRDLATWKMTTFHKVDFTEANILEGLTESNLIGSGGSGKVYRIVVNHIGEFVAVKRISSNRKFDGKLEKEFAAEVQILGTVRHSNIVKLLCCISSEESKLLVYEYMENQSLDSWLHGKNRRSSPRTNSIHHVVLDWPKRMRIAIGAAQGLCYMHHDCSPPIIHRDVKSSNILLDSKFEARIADFGLAKLLAKQGEAHTMSTVAGSFGYIAPEHAYTTKVNEKIDVYSFGVVLLELVTGREPRTGDENTNLAEWAWRRNAEGKPIVDCLDEGIKESCYLEEMTTVFKLGLICTSTIPSPRPSMKDVLQILRRSSLRNYGERLER, encoded by the exons ATGTTCAAACTACCCTTTCCATTTCTGAACCTCTTCCTATCCTTACTCCTAACATCGATACCCTTCCTTGTAATTTCACAAAATGTGAATACAGAGCTTGACATCCTCTTGAAGCTCAAGCAACAACTGGGCAATCCACCGTCTCTACAGTCCTGGGCCTCCTCATCCTCGCCGTGCAATTGGACGGAGATTTACTGCACCAACGGTAAGGTTACCTCACTTTTGCTCAGCGACAAGGACATCAAAGTAACAATCCCGGCAACCATTTGCGCCCTCAGAAACCTCACCGTTCTGGACTTGTCCTATAACAACATCCCCGGAGAATTTCCAAGAGTTGTTTTCAATTGCTCAAAGCTTCAAAGCTTGGATCTTTCTCAAAATTATTTTGTGGGTCCAATCCCAGATGATATTGATTTCCGGCTTTCAACTCTCAAATACTTGAATCTTGGGGCTAATAACTTCTCTGGTGATATTCCGCCTGCGATAGGTAACCTAACGAAGTTGCAATACTTGTATCTGAATTCAAACCAGTTCAATGGGACCCTTCCGAATGAGATTGGTTACTTGGCCAACCTTGTAGAATTAGGCTTGGCCTATAATGGGTTTGTGCCTTCACCAATTCCGGCGGAGTTTGGTATGCTAAGCAAGTTGACATTCATGTGGATTAGAAATGCCAATTTGATCGGTCTCATCCCAGACAGTTTTGCCAATCTTTCAAGTCTTAAGCAACTGGATTTGGCAATAAACAATGTGGAAGGTAGTATTCCTGGTGGGTTATTTTTGTTGAAGAATTTGACCTATTTGTATTTGTTTCTCAATAAATTGTCTGGGGAGATCCCCCAGAAAGTAGAAGCATGGAATTTGGTTGAAATTGATCTTGCTATGAACAACTTGACTGGCTCAATACCAGAAGACTTTGGCAAGTTACAGAATTTGAAGCTTCTCAATCTATATAGGAATCAGTTTTCTGGTGAAATACCCTCAAGTATAGGCCTTATTTCTACACTGAAAACTTTTAAGGTTTTCACCAACAACTTGAGTGGAGTCCTGCCACCAGAACTAGGCCTTCATTCGAAGCTCGAATTTTTTGAGGTTTCAGCCAATCATTTTAGTGGTCAACTACCAGAAAATCTCTGTGCTGGAGGTGTTTTGGTAAGTGTTATTGCGTTTTCAAACAATCTCACTGGTGAGGTTCCTCGGTCGCTTGGAAACTGTAATACTTTGCTCATGGTTCATCTTTACAACAACAACTTTACTGGCGAAATACCTTCAGGTATTTGGACAGCAATCAGTATGACATCCTTGATGCTAAGTGATAATTCATTTTCAGGGGAACTTCCAAGCTCGCTGGCTTGGAATTTTTCCAGGTTGGAGCttaacaacaacaaattttctgGTGCAATTCCTGTTGGGATATCTCGTTGGGTGAATTTGATTGTTTTTGAGGCAAGTAACAATATGTTTTCAGGTGAAATTCCAGTGGAAGTGACCAGCCTGTCTCGTCTTAATACTCTTATGCTTGATGGTAATCAACTATCAGGTCAACTTCCAACCAAGATAATCTCCTGGAAGTTACTGACTACTCTAAATCTCTCAAGAAATGCACTTTCAGGCCAAATCCCAGCAGTGATGGGGTCTATACCTGTCCTACTTTACTTGGACTTATCTCAAAACCATTTCTCTGGCAAAATTCCATCCGAGTTAGGCCAACTGAAGCTTCTAGTACTCAATTTGTCCTCCAATCAACTTTCTGGGCAAATTCCAGGGCAGTTTGACAACCTTGCTTATGAGAATGGCTTCCTGAACAATTCTAATCTCTGTGCCGCTAATCCAGTTCTAAACCTTCCAAATTGCTATATCAGTTCTCACAATTCCAACAAACTGTCCTCTAAAGTTCTTGCCATGATTCTTGTTTTTTCCATAACTATCTCCATGGCTACTGCTATATTAACCTTAGTCATTGTTAGACATAATACGAGAAAGAAGCAAAATCGTGATCTGGCAACATGGAAGATGACCACATTCCATAAAGTGGATTTCACAGAAGCAAACATTTTGGAAGGTTTGACAGAAAGTAATCTAATTGGAAGTGGAGGGTCAGGGAAGGTATACCGCATTGTTGTGAACCATATAGGAGAATTTGTTGCAGTTAAGAGGATTTCGAGCAATAGAAAATTTGATGGGAAGCTCGAGAAAGAATTTGCGGCTGAAGTTCAAATCCTAGGCACAGTTAGACACTCAAATATAGTGAAGTTGTTGTGCTGCATTTCAAGTGAGGAATCGAAGCTTCTTGTTTACGAGTATATGGAGAATCAAAGCCTGGATAGTTGGCTTCATGGAAAGAACAGAAGATCATCACCAAGGACAAATTCAATCCATCATGTTGTCTTGGATTGGCCTAAAAGGATGCGGATTGCCATTGGAGCTGCACAAGGATTATGCTACATGCACCATGACTGCTCCCCACCTATCATCCATCGAGATGTCAAGTCTAGCAATATCTTGTTGGATTCTAAATTTGAGGCAAGAATTGCAGATTTCGGACTTGCTAAATTGTTGGCTAAGCAAGGAGAGGCTCACACGATGTCTACTGTAGCAGGCTCTTTTGGTTACATTGCCCCAG AGCATGCTTATACGACAAAAGTGAATGAGAAGATCGATGTTTATAGCTTTGGAGTTGTTCTCCTGGAACTGGTGACAGGAAGAGAACCTCGTACTGGGGATGAGAATACCAACCTTGCAGAATGGGCCTGGAGGCGAAATGCAGAGGGAAAGCCAATCGTTGATTGCCTGGATGAGGGAATTAAGGAATCATGTTACCTGGAAGAAATGACCACTGTATTCAAGCTAGGACTCATTTGTACTAGCACTATACCATCTCCAAGGCCTTCTATGAAGGATGTTTTGCAGATTCTACGTAGAAGTTCTCTGAGAAATTATGGAGAGAGGTTAGAAAGATGA